A window of Fusarium oxysporum Fo47 chromosome II, complete sequence genomic DNA:
ATCCGTGGGAAACCCTTCCGAGTCATCAGAGCTAGATCAAGATTTCAAATAGCCACGAGATCACAATCAATTACACGGCAGAGCAGGAGTTCGGATTGGCGGCACGGATCGTTCATTCAGACGTGCCTCGGTGGGCGTTTGGCATAAACATAGAGGTCTCGTCTCACATCACTGAAAAGATTGACGTCTTCACGAATCTCCCGAGCAATTATCTCGTTTTGACGGCGGCAAACATTGACCCTGATGCAAATGATTCCGAGGTTCTAAAACCCTCAAACTCCCACGGTGTCCCCCACGCAACGCAACCCAGTCACACGAGCGAAACCCATGGTAGAAATTGCCCTCCATTTTTTATGAGTACATGCCGATACCCTTCGAAATGCATCTCATTCGTGACCACCTAAAGGAAATGGGTTCGTTTAAGAAGGGGGAGCAGCGCCACGTCCACGGCCAAAACCACCACGGCTGTATTAGTTGTTAGCAATTCGTCCCACATCCGTCAACATCGAAGGCCAACTCACAACTGAGGAGCGAACTCGCCGGGAGCACCACCCTCCTTGCCCTCGCCAGCATCCCTTCGTCGGTATCCACCCTCACGGTCACCTCGGTCACCACCACGGCCGCGGCCGAAAGGTCGTCGCTCGCGCTCACCCTCGCCGAGCATGCCACGGGGAGGAGCGTGCGATCGTTGTTGCTTAATGTGGGTAGCGGGAACGATCTCAGCGGGGAGGTGAAGCCATTCGCGAAGGTAGTCGAGACCCTCGGGGGTCAGGGTGTAGTAGTAGTATTGCCAAGAGAACTGGGTCTTGACATAGCCGCGAGAGTTGAGCGACTGCAGAGCCTTGATAACGAACAGGTTCTTGGTGTCGATATCAGGGTGCTTGGGAAGGTTGAAGTCCTTCTGGGCGACGAGAACACCCTCGCGGAAGAGGTACTGCCGGGAAACTGTTAGTTATGTGCGCTATGATTTTGTGCTTTCTTCTGTAGCTCGCAATTCTCCGCCGTCGTCGTTGCGCAGAGCAGCTCGTTGAATGTGATGGTTATTACCTCGTGGATCTTCTTGCGGTCGGCCTTGGGAATCAACATCGTGGCGGTATTTGCTGCTCGTCGGAAGGGTCGATGTTGGAAGGTGGCAGTTTAGGAGGGACGAAGGCGAGATCTCAAAATGATAACTTTTGTGGGCGGAAACCCTACTAGAAATGTGCTGTAGCGAAGTGGGGTGGAGACGGGCTCGATTTGTGGCTGGCTTCACGTGATGAGGACGACTGCGTTGTGGCTGACGCTATAGGTGTGGCAGTCAGGCAGTCTCATGGAAGGGCCCGCTTATCTGCAAGGTGCAGGCCATTTGCATGACAAACAGCCAAAGCGGCCTCGAATCTTTGCGACTGGCCTTCTCAATCATTCATCACGGCGgcctccaccatcttcaaacTGAATACATCCCATACCATGTCTCCCCGAAACGTGAACGTGTTGGTAACTAGCTTTGCTGGTCTAGGACTACCACCGACCCTCGTTCTTCCTCTagcatcatcgacaacaGTTACAGAGCTGCGCGAACGCATAGATGATCGACTCCCAACGACTCAGTCAAGACTCATCCTCACCACACTATCCAACAAGCAACTTCCAGCCTCATCAGACTCTCCCATCTCGAGCTATCTCTCCACTGCCCACGATGAATTCCTTTCCTTGCGACTCGCTGTCCCCCTTTGTGGTGGCAAAGGCGGTTTCGGATCTCAACTTCGAGCCGCGGGTGGTCGCATGTCTTCGCGCAAAAAGAAGAGCCAAGAGGACCACGGATCTAGCCGAAACCTGGATGGGCGACGTCTGCGTACTGTAAATGAGGCTAAGGCTTTGGCCGAGTATCTAGCCATCAAGcccgagatggagaagaaggagaaagagaagcGCCGTGAGCGTTGGGAACAGATTGTTCAAATGTCAGAgcagaaggaggctgaaATTAAGTCGGGCAGCAAGAGTCGTCTTGACGGTCAGTGGGTTGAGGACAAGGAAGAGAGCAGTGAGCGAACTCGTGAGGCTGTTCTTGCTGCCATGAAGGCTGGTAACTACAAAGACAACTTGCTTGGCACATCTCACGATTCAAGCTCTACACAACCAAGCAACGACCAATCCGGTTCAGATGAGGACAAGGGTACATCATCAGAGCAGTCAACGCCGCCCCCCGCCGAAGGAGCCAAGGCCGAtaagggcaagggcaaagcTACGACATTCTTTGGATtcgatgaggacgatgaatTTATGAGTTCagacgatgaggatgaggaaaaGTGATGGGTCTCgtcatcatgatcatcaaAATTGGGGATTCGCCATTACGACCTATACTGGCCAATCGCAACAGCCATTTTTTGGATTACGGAGTATGGAACCATGGAGTATTATCTGGGAATTTGGATTACCAGCGCTTTTGCGTGAGCCTCACATAGCTAATATGATATCAATAATCTCATTCGACAATCTATCACTTAAGACTCGAGACGTCATCACAATGCGGAAAGCCAGCATTCAAAACACAACAGTCAATATTTGGGGTTAGCTTTGAAAGCAATATCACAAATGATACAATTGCAGTGTGTCTGCTCTGACTCTTCTAACAACATCCACTAATCCATCCAATCTACGGGGTCGGCTTAGGCGTCGAGCTTGACGGGGAAGTTTCCGGCCTCTGTGCAATGCGTTAGTCTTTATTCGAGATCGATTGGAACCACTGGGTTTCAACATACCGCGCTGCTCGTCCCAGCGCTGATACCAGCCGGAGGGGCAGAGAGATCGGTAAGACAGCCAGAACTAGACGTCAATTAGCATGGACGTCGCCGGTGGAGGTGATGCTCGGCAACTCGTACCTGGCGGCAAGGCGCAAAGTCCTCACCCTTGGCGAGAATGCACTTGTGGTAATCGACGTAGTTTTGCCAGCAGTGCTTGGTCTGGTTCTGGTTGGGGAAACGAGCGTCAGTGCCTATGAAGTGTTAGATCGAATCGTGGTAATTGATGTAAGTGCAATTGAGTATCGTCGCCGGGGTCGCGTAATCGCAGTCTGTCGTCGAGGAGAAATCGGTGGTAATGGTGGTGCTGGTCGAGGGATTCGGGCTTACCAGCTGCGTAGAAGTGTTAGCCTCGGAGCCAAATCAGGTCATTTTTTCGAGCCCGCAACGGCAGTACCAACAGCGGGATTATCAGGGAAGCAAGCATTGAACATACCAGTGACAAACTTGAAAGGCTTGGTAACAAGCTCCTGACCGTCGTCCGACATTGTGAATAGCTTTAAGAGGAATTGACTTGGAGGAGGGGAGATTCTTCTGGGGTCAATGACGGCGAGTATGGAGCTCGGTGCGTTTAGGATGGAGAGGTTGAGTAGGTATCCAATGTCGACGTTAGTAGAATGGATGGGTGTCGGCTCGAATCAAATCAGGTGGTTCGATTTCCTTCCGGGAGAGCTCAGTGTGTGCCTCAGGCTACCTCGGGCCAATGGCGTATGGCGTAAGGCACCCATCTGGACTGGTGGGCCTGCTAGGCTCTAGCAATTGCACATCAGCAGATGTTCGTTCGCTCGGCCAACTCCAAACACTCCTTCCAAGGCCGATAATTTCCAATTGAACCATCACCTCTGGACTTTGATTCCTTAGACCCTCCCCACTCACTCCAAGATGCGTTCTACCACTGCTCTTCGAATGTTCAGGCAGACGCCTCGCATGTTGCGACCCGTCCCCGTGAGTATCTCCAAATCTATGCAATGGTCTGAGGGAACGAGCTCTTTAGCCCTCGGCTCAGTATGACATCAATTGCTGACCCAGCTTCGTTTTATAGAAAGAGGACCAGGCTGGTACGTAATGCTACAAGTTCCCGACGATACTTAATCGAACGACCCGATTCTACAAACGCGGATGCGAAACTATCTCAATTGGTCTGCATACTGACAGAATCCAAGGCCATACCATCTCTCAGCGTCTCCGAAAGCTCAAGCAGATCCCTCCTGAGCTGTACCCTCTCGGTAAACCACTACGACTTAACTGAACCATGCCTTTGTCTAATGTCTATATCTAGCTGTCGTCGTTGGCTTCGCTCTCGGCGCTGCCGGCTACTCCATCTCTCGCAAGTTCATCGTTGATAAGAACCTCCGTCTGGCCCGACAGGGTCCTGCTGGCCGCCACGATGCTGGCCACGCCGAGGGCCACGCCGAGGGCGAGAGTGAGGGTCACTAAATTTGGCATAAAGATAGGGATGCTGTTGGGGAAATGAAATTGTTTGCATGTCCACGTGTTTTCGGAAGGACAGTACTGTACATTTCAGATGAGTGCGGTAGTAGGGAAACCCATCAGGTATAAAATCTGAATATTCTCGGTGATGATATGTCATCCTTTCTCGCCAGTAACCGTGAATCCAATCTAATGCCTGGAACGCCTTCGCTATGCCGGCAATAAGCTCAATAACAAACCTCCAACTTATATCCTCATTCGGGTTTTGGTCCTGCAACGTCGAGTTGTTCCAATCCTTGCATAGGGTCAGGGCCAGCATCTGGCACTGTTTCCTGATCATCTGCCGCATGCTCGGCCAACCATCCTTCCTATAAATCATGTTAGTTTGCTTGTCAATCATTTCGATTATAACATACCTTCTCCCAAATAGCTGTTTTGCTACCAAGCCCATCCTCTGCGCTTTTGGGTGCCTTGGCCTGTGATACCTTGAGGACCTTTCCGAAAAACTCCGATTGATCCATATTGTCAATAGCCTCCTTCGCATCAGCTGCGTCTTCGAACTCGACATAGGCGAATCCTCTGTGTGCCTCTGTAGAGTTTGGCGCATCGGGTTTTGGTACTTTGACCTCGACTATCTCACCGAATGGGATGAAAGCGTCGAGGACATGACTCTGAGTTGCCATTTGAGATAGTCCGCCTACATAGACAGTGGCTTTCCAGCGAGCTGCGTCTGACATTTTGGAATGATATATGCGCTTTTAGTGATTAAAGAAGAATGGATGGTGTTAACGTAAGCTTGAAAGCCCTTGAAGTTGAACTCATAGCATTCACTCAACGTGCGCTTGAGTAACTCAGAGGTTCTGTGCTTATCACGTGATCATGGGAGCTTTCCGATCTTGACTTACAACATTTGGCTTCTGGCAGTTTCACGCTTATACTTGCCCAATTCATGCAGACTACCAATATAGATAAGTAGtttatattatctttaaaaATGTCCCTCAAGACATAATTGCCAATTCTATGACAGGcagctttaatattaaggcATATGCTATCTTTCAGGGTCCTGTAAGTGAGTCTGACCAAAACATTGGCATGGTAATAAATCAAACACCGATTAACCTTTAAACTTCCGCACTTTTGCCATGAAGTAAATAGCTTGCTCTTTACtttaaaagtcaaaatgCCCATATAGCAATACGCAAAGTAAAGCCAAAAGCCCTAACGCcatataataaaatatagTATTTGTTTTTCCACAATACAATATAAGGCATCATATACTTCGCCCAAAACACACAATAACCTTAATGTTAAGTCTCACCAGATCACACAGCTGCTGCCTTGAACCTTGAGATCCAACTCAACAAGCGGCCTCAATCCACGATCATAAATAAGATGTACCTTGCACTTTACGTAGCAATAGCTAGGATATTTCCGGCTTCTCTCAATTCATTCCCCTCTTCGCTGGTACTAACGTACCTATAGACATCATACCTTAGCTGATCAAGCTCTCTCACTTCACGTGACAAGTTGCCCCACCTTCTGGACAACCTACCTTACTCAGGAGGCACGGACGTGGCCACAGGGAGCTCAGGACTCAGGAGGAGCCAACTAACGGGGGAGAGCCAGCCAGCCTGCAATCTGGCATCATACCTCCCACTCCCACTACAGGACACACCTCCACCGACCTCGCCCTGCTTCGTTCTCCTTTTGAAGCAGTACTGCGGGCAGAGGCGACGATTCGTTGAGAACTTTATGGAGTTTTCTCAGCCGTAATTGTCCattttcttgtctttttAACTCGTCTTATTATATCGAAACATCATCCTGAGCTGGTACATTTGTCGCATTAGTCCCTAAACTCcccaccatcaccatcatggTGCGCCTTCGAGAGATTCCACGAACGGCCGCCTTCGCCTGGTCACCGGGTGCTGGGAAGCCAATTCTAGTCACCGGTACTCGTGCTGGAGCTGTCGATGTCGATTTCTCGGATGAGAGCAAGCTCGAACTCTGGGATCTTGCTCTGGATGATCAACAACAAGGTCTCGAACTACAACCTGTCGCTAGCATCAGCACCGACGCTAGGTAGATACTCAAGAATGCGCTTTTGAAACCTCATTTTCTGATCAACACTTCAGGTTTTACGATGTTGCATGGGGCCCTCCCAACAAGGATCACCCCAGGGGCATCATTGCTGGTGCCCTCGAGAACGGCTCCCTAGACCTTTGGGATGCTGAGAAACTTATTGCTGGAGAGTCTGATGCTTTAATTTCCCAAACATCAAAACATAGTGGCCCGATCAAGACACTTGAATTCAACCCCTTGAAGCCTCAAATCCTGGCCACAGCTGGCGCCAAAGGGGAGCTCTTCATCTACGATGTCAACGATATTGCCAACCCCTTCCGACTAGGCAATGCTGCTGCCCGATCAGACGACATCGAATGCCTCGCATGGAACCAAAAGGTCTCACACATTCTCGCCACCGGTGGAAACGGTGGATTTGTCACTGTTTGGGACCTGAAGACTAAAAAGGCTTCTCTAACACTCAACAACAATCGAAAGGCTGTTAGTTCCATTGCTTGGGACCCCAACAACTCGACGAAGCTCTTGACAGCTACCCCGGACGACAACTCCCCTGTCATCCTTCTATGGAACCTGCGAAACTCCAATGCTCCCGAGAGAACGCTTCAAGGTCACGAGTCTGGTATTCTATCCCTGTCTTGGTGCCAGCAAGATGCCGACCTCTTGTTGTCGTCAGGCAAGGATAACCGTACCATTGTGTGGAATCCTAACACTGGCGAGCGGTATGGCGAACTGCCAGAGGTGACGAACTGGACTTTCCTCACCCGGTTCAACCCTCACAACCCCAATCTTTCGGCAACTGCCAGCTTCGACGGCAAGATCACGGTGCAGACTCTCCAAAACACCAACCCTGATACTACTAAGGCAGCGGCCGAGAAGAAccttgacgatgaggactTCTTCCGCGCTGCTCAGGACCAGCCTCAAGATGCCTCTTGGTCATTGGCCAAGGCTCCCAACTGGCTCGAGAGGCCCGTGGGTGCTTCATTCGGCTTTGGTGGAAAGATTGTCGTGTTCAAGCCCAATGCTACTCAGCCCGGGCAAAAGCGTTCATCGAAGATCTTGATCACTAACTTCTCCGTTGATTCTGACATTTCTACTGCTACCGAAAAATTTCAAGAGGATATCGCATCTGGCAAGATCTCTGAAATCTGTGCTGACCGGGTTGAGCAAGCCAAGACTGATGAGGAAAAGGCTGATTGGAAAGTGATGGAGACTCTTGTCGGCGAGAACCCCCGTAGCAAAATTGTCGAATATCTTGGCTTCACCAAGGACGACCTCACGAATGGCAGTACCGAGGAGGCATCCGAAgtccaagatga
This region includes:
- a CDS encoding Plectin/S10 domain-containing protein; translation: MLIPKADRKKIHEYLFREGVLVAQKDFNLPKHPDIDTKNLFVIKALQSLNSRGYVKTQFSWQYYYYTLTPEGLDYLREWLHLPAEIVPATHIKQQRSHAPPRGMLGEGERERRPFGRGRGGDRGDREGGYRRRDAGEGKEGGAPGEFAPQFRGGFGRGRGAAPPS
- a CDS encoding cytochrome c oxidase, subunit VIb, with amino-acid sequence MSDDGQELVTKPFKFVTACTDARFPNQNQTKHCWQNYVDYHKCILAKGEDFAPCRQFWLSYRSLCPSGWYQRWDEQREAGNFPVKLDA
- a CDS encoding telomere stability and silencing-domain-containing protein, coding for MSPRNVNVLVTSFAGLGLPPTLVLPLASSTTVTELRERIDDRLPTTQSRLILTTLSNKQLPASSDSPISSYLSTAHDEFLSLRLAVPLCGGKGGFGSQLRAAGGRMSSRKKKSQEDHGSSRNLDGRRLRTVNEAKALAEYLAIKPEMEKKEKEKRRERWEQIVQMSEQKEAEIKSGSKSRLDGQWVEDKEESSERTREAVLAAMKAGNYKDNLLGTSHDSSSTQPSNDQSGSDEDKGTSSEQSTPPPAEGAKADKGKGKATTFFGFDEDDEFMSSDDEDEEK